Proteins co-encoded in one Prevotella sp. E13-27 genomic window:
- the topA gene encoding type I DNA topoisomerase — protein MEKNLVIVESPAKAKTIEKFLGKDYKVMSSYGHIRDLKKKEISIDNDTLEPEYEIPEEKKKLVSELKTQAKNAEKVWLASDEDREGEAISWHLCEVLGLDEAKTSRIVFHEITKPAILEALQHPRHLDMNLVNAQQARRVLDRLVGFKLSPVLWRKVKPSLSAGRVQSVAVRLIVEREREVQAFNSESYYSVNGIFAVTNADGSQSEVKAVLSQRMKTEDEARQFLELCKDAVFTVESVSKKPMKRTPAPPFTTSTLQQEAARKLGYTVSQTMMIAQHLYENGQITYMRTDSVNLSGLCINASKDEITTLYGEEYSKVRQYHTSTKGAQEAHEAIRPTNMNMKSIEGTLQERRLYELIWKRTIASQMADAEIEKTTVNITVESKQSPLDSQFVAQGEVVKFDGFIKVYHESNDDEDNNQDTFIAVLPPLNEGQELTRREISATERYSQGPQRYTEASLVHKLEELGIGRPSTYAPTISTIQQREYVVKGDKKGEERKYNVLILKGKLITDKFRVEMSGSDKGKLLPTDIGIVVNDFLMENFPSIMDYNFTAKVEQDFDQIADGKEQWKKMMRDFYKEFEPIVEKTINARSEHKAGERELGKDPRTKKPVFVKIGRFGPVVQIGTADDKDKPQFAHLPKEMSMETITLEQALELFKLPRMLGEYEGEPVTIGSGRFGPYVYHAGKYTSLPKDANPLAFTIVDAVKLIDAKRQAEVQKHIKTFEEDPKLEIMNGRYGPYIVYDGKNYRMPKSMHDRAKQLTYDECMKVINK, from the coding sequence ATGGAAAAAAATCTTGTCATTGTGGAGTCTCCTGCCAAGGCAAAGACTATTGAGAAGTTTCTTGGTAAGGACTACAAAGTGATGTCAAGCTACGGTCACATCCGCGACTTGAAGAAGAAGGAGATAAGTATCGACAATGATACTCTGGAACCCGAATATGAAATCCCCGAAGAGAAGAAGAAGTTGGTAAGCGAACTGAAGACCCAAGCCAAGAACGCCGAGAAGGTGTGGCTGGCAAGTGATGAGGACCGCGAGGGAGAAGCTATTTCATGGCACCTGTGCGAAGTTCTCGGTCTTGACGAGGCGAAGACCAGCCGTATTGTCTTCCACGAGATTACCAAACCTGCCATTCTCGAAGCCCTTCAGCATCCACGTCATCTGGACATGAACCTTGTCAACGCACAGCAGGCCCGTCGCGTGCTTGACCGCTTGGTAGGCTTTAAGCTTTCACCGGTGCTTTGGAGAAAGGTGAAGCCATCCCTCTCAGCAGGTCGTGTACAGAGCGTTGCCGTGCGTCTCATCGTTGAGCGCGAGCGCGAGGTGCAGGCTTTCAACAGCGAGAGCTACTACAGCGTAAACGGCATCTTCGCCGTTACCAATGCCGACGGCTCACAGTCAGAGGTGAAGGCTGTTCTCTCTCAGCGCATGAAGACCGAGGACGAGGCACGCCAGTTTCTGGAGCTGTGTAAGGATGCAGTCTTCACAGTAGAGAGTGTCAGCAAGAAGCCAATGAAGCGTACTCCTGCTCCCCCATTCACCACATCAACACTTCAGCAGGAAGCTGCCCGCAAACTGGGCTATACTGTCAGTCAGACGATGATGATTGCACAGCATCTTTACGAGAACGGACAGATAACCTACATGCGTACTGACTCGGTGAACCTCTCAGGTCTGTGCATCAATGCCTCAAAGGATGAGATAACCACCCTCTATGGCGAGGAGTACAGCAAAGTGCGCCAGTATCACACCAGTACAAAGGGTGCCCAAGAAGCCCACGAGGCTATCCGCCCAACAAACATGAACATGAAGAGCATAGAAGGCACCCTTCAGGAGCGCCGTCTCTATGAGCTCATCTGGAAGCGCACCATTGCCAGCCAGATGGCAGATGCCGAGATTGAGAAGACTACGGTCAACATCACCGTTGAAAGCAAGCAGAGCCCTCTCGACAGTCAGTTTGTTGCTCAGGGCGAGGTAGTGAAGTTCGATGGTTTCATCAAGGTTTACCACGAGTCTAACGATGACGAAGACAACAATCAGGACACATTCATAGCCGTGCTCCCGCCGCTGAACGAAGGTCAGGAGCTGACACGCCGCGAGATAAGTGCCACTGAGCGCTACAGCCAGGGACCTCAGCGCTATACTGAAGCATCGCTCGTTCACAAGCTTGAGGAGCTGGGCATCGGTCGTCCTTCTACCTACGCGCCAACCATCTCTACCATCCAGCAGCGTGAATATGTTGTAAAGGGTGACAAGAAAGGCGAGGAGCGCAAGTACAACGTGCTGATCCTGAAGGGTAAGCTCATCACCGATAAGTTCCGCGTAGAGATGAGTGGTTCCGACAAAGGCAAGCTGCTGCCCACGGACATTGGTATCGTGGTCAACGACTTCCTCATGGAGAACTTCCCCTCTATCATGGACTATAACTTCACTGCCAAGGTGGAGCAGGACTTCGACCAGATTGCCGATGGTAAGGAGCAGTGGAAGAAGATGATGAGAGACTTCTACAAAGAGTTCGAGCCCATTGTTGAGAAGACCATCAACGCACGCTCAGAGCATAAGGCAGGAGAGCGCGAACTGGGTAAGGACCCACGCACTAAGAAGCCTGTGTTTGTCAAGATTGGCCGTTTCGGACCTGTGGTACAGATAGGCACTGCCGACGACAAGGACAAGCCTCAGTTTGCCCATCTGCCCAAGGAGATGAGCATGGAGACCATCACCCTTGAGCAGGCTCTTGAACTGTTCAAGCTGCCCCGCATGCTTGGCGAATATGAAGGTGAGCCTGTAACCATTGGCTCAGGCCGTTTCGGACCTTATGTTTACCATGCAGGCAAATACACATCACTGCCCAAGGATGCCAATCCATTAGCGTTCACCATCGTTGACGCAGTGAAGCTCATTGACGCGAAGCGCCAGGCAGAAGTACAGAAGCACATTAAGACCTTTGAGGAAGATCCGAAGCTGGAGATAATGAATGGCCGCTACGGTCCCTATATTGTTTACGACGGAAAGAACTACCGCATGCCTAAGTCTATGCACGACCGCGCAAAGCAGCTTACATATGATGAGTGCATGAAGGTGATTAATAAGTAA
- a CDS encoding endonuclease domain-containing protein codes for MSYKTAAPDRYGLLKEFARKNRKEATLAETILWEYLRKGVAGEKFLRQHVIGDYIADFVSRHGGLIVEVDGGYHSEPRQTENDAIREDYLESIGYHVMRFTNEEVLNDPDSVLTQIEHYFNID; via the coding sequence ATGAGCTATAAGACAGCTGCTCCCGACCGATACGGACTCCTTAAGGAATTTGCACGGAAAAACAGAAAAGAAGCAACTTTGGCAGAAACCATTCTCTGGGAATATCTGAGAAAAGGTGTTGCAGGAGAGAAATTTCTAAGGCAGCATGTTATAGGCGACTATATAGCAGATTTCGTTTCAAGACACGGAGGCCTCATCGTAGAAGTGGATGGAGGATATCATTCAGAACCACGTCAGACCGAAAACGATGCAATACGCGAGGACTATTTAGAAAGCATTGGCTACCACGTAATGCGATTCACAAATGAAGAAGTCCTTAACGACCCTGATTCAGTCTTGACTCAAATAGAACATTATTTCAATATTGATTGA